TAAATACATTGCTGCGTGGCTATCCAATACTCCAAATACAGAAGCTGAATCAACTATGTTATTAAACAAGTGTCTTGTTTCTTGAAAGGGCAAGTTACAGAGCTATTGGCCTCTACTGGGTGGGATCCTTCCTAATGCGCATAATAGTCTACATTCCTGGCAATGTTGTTGGTAAGAAAAcgaataacatttaaaaacaccaaAGCATGATGTTATGGCTAGAATATTCACCTTAATCTAGCCTGTGACCCAGCAAAGCCCTTGTAGCCTATGGCAGCTGACCATATACTCCCTCCTTACAGGAAAGTATGGGACCCAGCTGAGCCCCCTGTTCTTTGTACACTCATTGTACATCCTGATCTCCGTGTGGGCATGTTTTCGTGTCTTCAGCCAGCCACCCACACAGGAAGCACTGTCCACGGTGAGGGACCCAGTCTGGGCGTATGTGCAAGGACTATCTACCGAGGAATGGATGAATCTGTGGTTTGTTCCAAAATCTGGTTAGGGTGTTTGcgaaattatttttctgcctAAGCACTTATTCTGGGAAAAATGCCAACAACATgttttatgtataaatatagTGGTATAAAGAGAATCATCCAGACGACAACTGTAGCATCTCTGCCAAGGAGATACATTTTTgcgtgtgggaaaaaaaaaatcacccagcAGCCTTGCCTAGTGAATGACCTTTATGCAGACAAGCTCTGGGGAGAGTTACCATTTCAGTCTCATTACTGGGACCTCCAGATGAACTCTAATTTCATTGTCGAATACGGTTGCATGAATTAcacatacagaaatgaaaatgctgtGTGAACTGGAATAGAGAAAATACGTACACAGGAATTTATCCGTCAACTATGTTCATTTGTGTAGAGCATCCAGGAAGTCCATAAGCAGAGTCTGATGCAAAGACCGCTGGATTTCATCTTTGCCATCTACCTCATCCTTGCCAGTGCTTTCTGCATCTTCAGAGGTTTGGTAAGACCAATAAGTGGGCTCCCTATATAACACCGATTTCACAAATGCAGTTAAGAGCTTACAGTAAGACAGCATTACACTCATATGGTCTTCAATGCATGTATTGCTTTAATGTCTGCCCAGAAATATTGTTAATGGACTGCTGAGTGATTCAGTTGAGAAACTACTGTTGCAGGATTGCGCTTTGGCTATGCTGTTAGTCATCTTTGACCTGGAATCCTCTGTGACAGGAGGCAATAGGCCCACTAGTGCTGGGTGGGTATAAGTAGGCCGGAGTTTTTAGAGTTACTGCTGCATTAGTTCCTTCCAGTAATGCAGCAGATGGCTACTATTTGTTATTGGGGAGATGTATACCTACTCAAAACAGCCTTACTTGTCCTGTAGTACTATGGTTTATAAAGTGATAAATAGAAATAGTGATCACCAAAACTTTATTGGCAGATGCCTTCCACTACAGAGCTCCTTGCATGGGTGTCAGTGGTGAAACAATAAGAGGAGTGAAATTGGCAATtccagaagggaaaaaaacaattttttacaCAGTAAGAGAGAAATTTGTCTTCTGTGTGTGCCACTCATAGTAAAATATACTGCTGTTGTGGCACTTTAACAGACAGAACGCCTGCTGTCGCATTGATAGAGTTGAATGGAGATAATAGCGATGCAGCTGATCTAAAAGGCATGAGTTTGGAATGAAGGAAGGGCACTGCACAGAGGACCACCTGTTTATGATGCCTTGTCACTATAGTAATGCACTGTAATCATAGCCCATGGGACCTCCGCCTGTAAACAGTCACTGAACATGAAGTGAGATCTGAAATGCCACCACGTGTGTAGCGCATTCCTTAGTTCAGCATGAGTGAGGTACCAAGGGAGCGAAGATTGTGACACTTCTGTCTCAGGTTGCACTGGACTGTCCAACCCAGTGGTGTCAGGAGTACGTCCAGCGCTGTGAGCCTTACCTGAAAGACCCTTCGGCCTATCCAAAAATCCAGGTGAGATGAGAAAAGGCCTGTTTTGGGATCTCctgtctttgaaaaaaaatctgtgaatcAGGACGTTACACTGATGGAGTAacttgcatgtactgtatgtattctTTCCCTGGTGCAGATGTTGGCAAACATGTTTTACTCTGTGCCGTACTACACGATAATGCTCTATGGACTGGTTGTCCCAGGCTGTGACTGGATTCCTGACCTGACACTGGTACACTCCGGAGCAGTAGCACAAGTgagtctatatatatatatatatatatatatatatatatataatattaaatatatatttgttcactttatttactataatttattttttaaaagtataggACACTCCATGTGGTTCATTTAAGAAAATGGACACACCAcaccttgagaaaggtactgtGCATAGGTATATAGTACAGTTTTTTCCATGCCATATTGCTCAAAATGGTGAATGGTGATTATTCCTGTGGCAACTGATGGACAGGCAgcaaaaggcattttaaaaacaacaaatgttcTGAACGCAGATATATTTATCCAGTCAATGAGGATTGTGACTCTGGCACAAGGAGTCCTGGGTTTAATGTATCACAATACTGACAAGTTGCAGGATTGTGGTGAACCACATTTACCTTCAATTCAATAATTGCTGTTACCAATTGGTACAAATGACTCCAGCAGTCATGTTTTGGTGACATGTTTCAAAATTATGAACTTGTAGCATAGTTCTTCTGGCTAGAGGTAGAAATGAAATATCTATTGAATATCAACAAGATATAACGAGAAACCAAAGATTATGATCTCGGGTTGACTGAAAGCTGACAAACAAAACCCTTTTGACCAATGCCCTTACCATCATCACAAGACTCAAGTTTCCAAATTAATCTGTGTCCATCCCTGAGCCAATCTGTGCTTCTCAACCCCTAAATTTAAGATGTAATGGAATTCAGTGTGGGAGACAAAAGCAGGGGCCTTCTTTCGACATGTAGCAGTGGTGCTATTCTTTAAATGCCAGCTGCTCAAGCTATAAATAAGACCATGGCCCCATAGTCTCCAGCTGGATGGGTTGCTATTGACAGTTTCCTTTATTGACTCAGTGAGTTTAAAACAGAGTACAGTAACAAAGTCCCAGGCCACACAGATTCCACTGTGTACATTGAAAAAGATCatgtgaataaaatatgtataaatagaTTGTGTGGCTGTATGACAGAAATCCTTTTATGTTGTCATAGATAGGGAAATATACCAGATAAAGAAGGAGTAATAACAATTGTTAGAGCCATTATTCCAATTATACGCTACGCTATGGTTAATATGATTGTAATGGATAATAGCAATTTTAGTAATATTAACTTTCATCTGTCCAGATAGACCAATTGAGAGCTTAATTCTGTTTTGCAGTAAAAACCTGGGAAATCAATGTGGGTAGAGAATACTGTCTGGGGCAGGGTACAGTAGTGGAAGTACAGTATAGTTAACACCCCAGCTCTTTCAAAAAGTTACACGGGTTCTTTAATGATCACACTGAGTCGGGACCATAGTTTTACGTCTTAATAAAAAGAACATCCCTGCACTGGCACATTGGATATTACTTGAAGCAGAGGGAAGACTGCCCATTGCTGGCCCATCAGCACCACTTCCAACAGCAAACCGACTTTTCACTGAGCTCTTCTATCCAAGTTCTAAGCACCCTTGCTCAGCTTCAGCTTTTTGACACAAGAAGGCCGCAGTAGACTGGCATGGCTGCTGGAAGGATCAATGTAGAGACATTCTGAATCTTGTAAGGCATTTCCTCTCTTCCGTAGGCCCAGTTCTCACACATCGGTGCCTCCCTACACACCAGGACACCCTTCACCTACAGAGTCCCAGAAGCCAGCAAAACCCTCTTCCTGATAGTCAACACCCTGTATGGCCTGATACCCCAAATTCTCAGCTACCGCTGTGTTAACAGCCCCCACTTCTTcctaaaacacagacaggacaaaaatgactgaatcgAACCACCAATATTCTGTACAAACCAGACAGATAGCTTTCCTACTGTACTTTATCCAGGTTGATAACAAAGAAAGAGGATTCTGCTGTTTCCTGCTAAGCTAGCTATAGACATTCTGTCTTCAGCTACACTCCT
This region of Anguilla anguilla isolate fAngAng1 chromosome 5, fAngAng1.pri, whole genome shotgun sequence genomic DNA includes:
- the LOC118227571 gene encoding transmembrane 6 superfamily member 1-like isoform X2; translated protein: MTFYLKEADPYINTAHGHMISYWDGCAHYLMYLLMVAAITWGASYRAIGLYWVGSFLMRIIVYIPGNVVGKYGTQLSPLFFVHSLYILISVWACFRVFSQPPTQEALSTSIQEVHKQSLMQRPLDFIFAIYLILASAFCIFRGLVALDCPTQWCQEYVQRCEPYLKDPSAYPKIQMLANMFYSVPYYTIMLYGLVVPGCDWIPDLTLVHSGAVAQAQFSHIGASLHTRTPFTYRVPEASKTLFLIVNTLYGLIPQILSYRCVNSPHFFLKHRQDKND
- the LOC118227571 gene encoding transmembrane 6 superfamily member 1-like isoform X1, yielding MGATRKTVMNASAGTGVFVLSMLSIPISYIFNFLVYANSTEALVVAGALILLVIATSARILLRKKLPKDPLFYVYAIYAFFSVVNLIIGLEQDGIIDGFMTFYLKEADPYINTAHGHMISYWDGCAHYLMYLLMVAAITWGASYRAIGLYWVGSFLMRIIVYIPGNVVGKYGTQLSPLFFVHSLYILISVWACFRVFSQPPTQEALSTSIQEVHKQSLMQRPLDFIFAIYLILASAFCIFRGLVALDCPTQWCQEYVQRCEPYLKDPSAYPKIQMLANMFYSVPYYTIMLYGLVVPGCDWIPDLTLVHSGAVAQAQFSHIGASLHTRTPFTYRVPEASKTLFLIVNTLYGLIPQILSYRCVNSPHFFLKHRQDKND